Proteins co-encoded in one Arthrobacter globiformis genomic window:
- a CDS encoding thiolase family protein: MIIAALRTPVCRANGALKHLRSHELLAPVLTALLAETGVDTGEVADVVIGNAVGAGGNVARLAALEAGLPVTVPGLTVDRQCGSGLDAIVLASRLVAAGGGTYLAGGVESISTAPLRAHRNDDGEPAFFSRVQFAPHSHGDPDMGVAAENVAREYGISRARQDEFALRSHRRAVAAQAGGTFARETVALPAVSGTAPAPETVPAKVTADDGPRPKLSEALMARFPAAFVESGTVTAGNSCFDADGAAAVVITSLARARELGAADGLAVLGTETAGVEPQLLGIGAAAAASRLLAAQSVEAANVDLVEFNEAFASQTLACLDQLGIDSLRANADGGALALGHAYGASGAVLVTRLLAQARQEPAAPAQGTLALAMISIAGGMGTAALFRHIRL; this comes from the coding sequence GTGATCATCGCTGCGCTGCGCACTCCGGTCTGCCGGGCGAACGGGGCGCTGAAGCACCTGCGCTCCCACGAGCTCCTGGCCCCTGTCCTCACGGCGCTTCTCGCCGAAACGGGAGTGGACACGGGCGAGGTGGCGGACGTCGTCATCGGCAACGCGGTGGGCGCGGGCGGCAACGTTGCCCGGCTCGCGGCCCTGGAAGCCGGCCTGCCCGTCACCGTTCCCGGCCTCACCGTCGACCGCCAGTGCGGCTCCGGCTTGGACGCCATCGTCCTCGCCTCCCGGCTCGTCGCCGCCGGCGGCGGCACGTACCTCGCGGGCGGCGTCGAAAGCATCAGCACCGCGCCGCTGCGCGCACATCGGAACGACGACGGCGAACCCGCCTTCTTCAGCCGCGTCCAGTTTGCGCCGCACAGCCACGGCGACCCGGATATGGGCGTCGCGGCAGAGAACGTGGCCCGGGAGTATGGCATCAGCCGGGCCCGGCAGGACGAGTTTGCGCTGCGCAGCCACCGCAGAGCTGTGGCTGCGCAGGCCGGTGGCACGTTTGCCCGGGAGACGGTGGCGCTACCGGCCGTTTCGGGGACAGCGCCGGCGCCGGAAACTGTCCCGGCGAAAGTGACGGCCGACGACGGTCCCCGCCCCAAACTCAGCGAGGCGCTGATGGCGCGGTTCCCCGCGGCGTTCGTGGAGTCCGGGACTGTTACCGCCGGAAACTCGTGTTTCGACGCGGACGGTGCAGCCGCCGTCGTTATCACCTCCCTGGCCAGGGCCCGGGAACTGGGCGCTGCCGACGGACTGGCCGTGCTGGGCACGGAGACGGCGGGGGTGGAGCCGCAGCTGCTGGGCATCGGTGCCGCAGCGGCCGCCTCACGGCTGCTGGCCGCGCAGTCTGTGGAAGCGGCGAACGTGGACTTGGTGGAGTTCAACGAGGCCTTCGCCTCGCAGACCCTCGCGTGCCTGGACCAGCTGGGGATCGATTCGCTCCGGGCCAACGCCGACGGCGGGGCCCTGGCTTTGGGCCATGCCTACGGCGCGTCCGGGGCGGTACTGGTCACCCGGCTGCTGGCGCAGGCCCGGCAGGAACCGGCCGCTCCTGCCCAAGGAACGTTAGCCCTGGCGATGATCAGCATCGCCGGCGGCATGGGCACCGCGGCGCTGTTCCGCCACATCCGGCTGTAG
- the menE gene encoding o-succinylbenzoate--CoA ligase, whose protein sequence is MENFGIGSWLQRRRPKSGDKTALIAGDRKLSYEQFADRSCRLANALRHRGVARGHRVAYLGENHPAFLETLFACGQLGAIFVPLNTRLAPPEIRFQLDDCSAAALVYAADLGTVARAAAVGTALTRLAVGDAAAAGADAAAEDYEDVVASGSAEPVDEPVTLDDGAMILYTSGTTGNPKGALLTHGNITWNCINVITDFDFSFADVALMISPMFHVASLDMGVLPTLLKGGTVILEPRFDPQRTLQLIERHRVTTISGVPTTYQMLCEHPEWPTSDISSLNKLTCGGSAVPLRVLEAYEARGLRFSNGYGMTETAPGATTLPASRSRDKAGSSGLPHFFTDVRIADPAGGPVQQGAVGEIQIKGPNVIREYWNRPDATAGSYSDGGWFKSGDMGYQDQDGFVFVSDRLKDMIISGGENIYPAEVEQAIAEIDAVGSVAVIGVPDDKWGEVPRAVVVVREGATLTEQQVRAHLDGRLARYKIPKAVVFVDEMPRTASGKIRKKDLRQQLFPDPATL, encoded by the coding sequence ATGGAAAATTTTGGCATCGGCTCGTGGCTGCAACGGCGCCGCCCGAAATCCGGGGACAAGACGGCGCTCATCGCCGGGGACCGGAAACTCAGCTATGAACAGTTCGCTGACCGCAGCTGCCGGCTGGCCAACGCCCTGCGGCACCGCGGCGTGGCCAGGGGCCACAGGGTGGCCTATCTCGGGGAAAACCACCCCGCCTTCCTGGAGACGCTCTTCGCCTGCGGCCAGCTGGGCGCGATCTTTGTTCCCCTCAATACGCGGCTCGCACCGCCGGAAATCAGGTTCCAGCTGGACGACTGCTCCGCCGCCGCTTTGGTCTACGCCGCGGACCTGGGTACCGTGGCCCGTGCGGCTGCCGTGGGGACAGCGCTGACGCGCCTCGCAGTCGGCGACGCTGCAGCTGCTGGCGCCGATGCAGCTGCCGAGGACTATGAGGACGTCGTGGCATCGGGCAGCGCCGAGCCCGTGGACGAACCGGTCACCCTGGACGACGGCGCCATGATCCTCTACACCTCCGGAACCACCGGCAACCCCAAGGGCGCCCTGCTCACGCATGGGAACATCACCTGGAACTGCATCAACGTCATCACCGATTTCGACTTCTCTTTCGCCGACGTGGCTCTGATGATCTCCCCGATGTTCCATGTGGCGTCGCTGGACATGGGGGTCCTGCCCACCCTGCTCAAGGGCGGCACGGTGATCCTCGAGCCCAGGTTCGATCCGCAGCGGACGCTGCAGCTCATCGAACGCCACCGCGTGACCACCATCAGCGGGGTGCCCACCACCTACCAGATGCTCTGCGAACATCCGGAATGGCCGACGTCGGACATCAGCTCGCTGAACAAGCTCACCTGCGGCGGATCCGCCGTCCCCCTGCGGGTCCTGGAAGCCTACGAAGCCCGGGGCCTGCGTTTCTCGAACGGCTACGGCATGACGGAAACGGCCCCGGGGGCAACCACCCTGCCCGCTTCCCGGTCCCGGGACAAGGCCGGCTCCTCCGGGCTGCCGCACTTCTTCACCGACGTGAGGATCGCCGACCCCGCCGGCGGCCCGGTCCAGCAGGGCGCCGTGGGTGAAATCCAGATCAAGGGCCCCAACGTCATCCGCGAATACTGGAACCGGCCGGACGCCACCGCCGGGTCCTACTCCGACGGCGGCTGGTTCAAGTCCGGCGACATGGGCTACCAGGACCAGGACGGGTTCGTCTTCGTTTCCGACCGGCTCAAGGACATGATCATTTCCGGCGGCGAGAACATCTACCCGGCCGAGGTGGAGCAGGCCATCGCCGAGATCGACGCGGTGGGGAGCGTCGCGGTGATCGGTGTTCCGGACGACAAGTGGGGTGAAGTGCCACGGGCCGTTGTGGTGGTCCGCGAAGGTGCGACCCTGACCGAACAGCAGGTCCGGGCACACCTCGACGGCCGGCTCGCGCGCTACAAGATCCCCAAGGCGGTGGTGTTCGTCGACGAGATGCCGCGAACGGCCAGTGGGAAGATCCGCAAGAAGGACCTCCGGCAGCAGCTGTTCCCGGACCCGGCAACCCTGTAG
- a CDS encoding MFS transporter: protein MSQTSQLQTMDVTARRREARTVIASSYLGSTIEYYDFLLYATAAAVVFPKVFFSGLDDWVGVVAAYGTFAAGYVARPLGGIIFGHFGDRVGRKGMLIVSMAVMGVASTLIGVIPDASVAGPWGAVLLVLLRVFQGIAVGGEWGGAALMALEHSESGRRGFAASFVNAGAPSGAVLGTLIMGAFAALPNEQFLSWGWRVPFLLSFVLLIVGMFVRLKVSESPIFKAAIEQEALAKSQDSAATGTTAPRFPLVQVLRRPRTLIFTMLAGAAGFALQVVMATFSVTFAVSKGAERQGVLYAFAAASLISIAFVVLGGRLSDRLGRRPVMIGGLGLFILYLLPMFQLLSSNNIFLIFVAFTVGLMIHSTLFGPIAAFVSEQFATTSRYTGASLGYQLATLLGAGFTPGIVAQIFKDSGQNTGSVALYLAGMSVVSIVFILLTREPKNNDLESSRL from the coding sequence ATGTCCCAAACTTCGCAGCTTCAGACCATGGATGTGACCGCCAGGCGCAGGGAAGCCCGCACCGTCATCGCCTCCAGCTACCTGGGCAGCACCATCGAGTACTACGACTTCCTGCTCTACGCCACCGCCGCCGCAGTGGTCTTCCCGAAAGTCTTCTTCTCCGGGCTCGACGACTGGGTGGGCGTTGTGGCCGCCTACGGCACCTTCGCCGCCGGCTATGTGGCCCGGCCCCTCGGCGGCATCATCTTCGGCCACTTCGGCGACAGGGTGGGCCGCAAGGGAATGCTGATCGTTTCCATGGCAGTCATGGGCGTGGCCTCCACGCTGATCGGCGTTATCCCCGATGCCTCGGTGGCAGGCCCGTGGGGCGCCGTCCTCCTCGTCCTGCTGCGCGTATTCCAAGGCATTGCCGTGGGCGGCGAATGGGGCGGAGCGGCCCTGATGGCACTGGAGCATTCCGAGTCCGGACGGCGCGGCTTTGCGGCATCCTTCGTCAACGCGGGCGCACCCTCAGGTGCAGTACTGGGCACCCTCATCATGGGCGCCTTCGCTGCCCTGCCCAACGAGCAGTTCCTCTCCTGGGGCTGGCGGGTGCCGTTCCTGCTCTCCTTCGTCCTGTTGATCGTCGGGATGTTCGTCCGGCTCAAGGTCTCCGAGAGCCCCATCTTTAAGGCCGCCATCGAGCAGGAAGCGCTGGCAAAGAGCCAGGACTCCGCCGCGACAGGCACCACGGCCCCGCGCTTTCCGCTGGTACAGGTCCTGCGCCGCCCCCGGACACTGATCTTCACCATGCTCGCCGGAGCCGCCGGGTTTGCCCTGCAGGTGGTGATGGCGACGTTCTCGGTCACCTTCGCGGTCTCCAAGGGCGCCGAGCGGCAGGGCGTTCTGTACGCCTTCGCCGCCGCCTCCCTCATCTCCATCGCCTTCGTGGTCCTGGGCGGCAGGCTCTCGGACCGGCTGGGCCGCCGTCCGGTGATGATCGGCGGGCTGGGGCTCTTCATCCTGTACCTCTTGCCGATGTTCCAGCTGCTGTCCTCCAACAACATCTTCCTCATCTTCGTGGCCTTCACCGTAGGGCTGATGATCCACTCCACCCTCTTCGGCCCCATTGCGGCGTTCGTCTCCGAGCAGTTCGCCACCACCTCCCGCTACACCGGCGCCTCCCTGGGCTACCAGCTCGCGACGCTCCTGGGCGCCGGCTTCACGCCCGGCATCGTGGCGCAGATCTTCAAGGACTCGGGCCAGAACACCGGCTCCGTGGCCCTGTACCTGGCCGGAATGTCCGTGGTGTCCATCGTCTTCATCCTGCTTACCAGGGAACCCAAGAACAACGATTTGGAGTCCTCACGGCTCTGA
- a CDS encoding MaoC family dehydratase: protein MPNLVVDFDKLLTLAGTDLGVTEYREITQEQINKFADATGDDQWIHVDPERAKDGPFGAPIAHGFLTLSLIIPFWGELFDVDGVTTKVNYGLDKVRFTSPVKVGSRIRMQATITEVTEVKGGAQIKVSNTIEIEGQERPAVVAEFLARFYK from the coding sequence ATGCCCAATCTCGTCGTCGACTTCGACAAACTGCTCACCCTCGCCGGCACCGACCTTGGCGTCACGGAATACCGCGAAATCACCCAGGAACAGATCAACAAATTCGCCGACGCTACGGGCGACGACCAGTGGATCCACGTGGACCCCGAGCGCGCCAAGGACGGCCCGTTCGGCGCCCCGATCGCGCACGGCTTCCTCACGCTCTCGCTCATCATCCCGTTCTGGGGAGAGCTGTTCGACGTCGACGGCGTCACTACGAAGGTCAACTACGGTCTGGACAAGGTCCGCTTCACCTCCCCGGTCAAGGTGGGCTCACGGATCCGGATGCAGGCCACCATCACCGAGGTCACCGAGGTCAAGGGCGGCGCCCAGATCAAGGTCTCCAACACCATCGAAATCGAAGGCCAGGAACGCCCCGCCGTCGTGGCCGAATTCCTCGCCCGCTTCTATAAGTAG
- a CDS encoding acyl-CoA dehydrogenase family protein, giving the protein MAQDGGTAAQDRLYALADWYDAEALLTVEERHVLCRLRDFLDREAKPLLADYWERGEFPEQLARPLIDLDLMEPAGLTGARDAERIPARGIYQGFRIFELGRTDASLATWYTAQAGLFRTAIRVGASAEQQAEWMPKVIDFSLKGVFSLTEPESGSDIAGGLSTTARRERDSWVLDGAKRWIGGAATADVLAVFARDVADGQVKAFLVDRQADGVTLEKIRGKTSLRMMQNAHITLEGVRVPESMRLHNVNSFRDVAAMLRAMRSDVAWIATGIQAGAFEAALRYVTGRNQFGRPVGSFQLVQEKLARILGNVTASLSLVVRLTEQQAKGIYRDQDSALAKMQTSLFMRDTVALAREVVGGNGITLEADVARFHADAEAVYSYEGTHEINALIVGRALTGESAFTR; this is encoded by the coding sequence ATGGCGCAAGACGGCGGCACTGCAGCGCAGGACCGGCTTTACGCCTTGGCGGACTGGTACGACGCCGAAGCCCTCCTCACAGTCGAGGAGCGCCACGTCCTCTGCCGGCTCCGGGACTTCCTGGACCGAGAGGCCAAGCCGCTGCTGGCCGACTACTGGGAGCGCGGCGAGTTCCCGGAACAGCTGGCCCGCCCGCTGATCGACCTAGACCTGATGGAACCCGCCGGGCTCACGGGTGCCCGGGATGCAGAACGAATCCCCGCTCGCGGGATCTACCAGGGCTTCCGGATTTTTGAACTCGGCCGCACCGATGCCTCGCTGGCCACCTGGTACACCGCGCAGGCCGGACTGTTCCGTACAGCCATCCGGGTGGGTGCCTCGGCGGAGCAGCAGGCTGAGTGGATGCCCAAGGTGATTGATTTTTCACTCAAGGGCGTCTTCTCGCTCACCGAACCTGAATCCGGCTCTGACATTGCCGGCGGGCTCTCAACAACGGCACGCCGCGAGAGGGATTCCTGGGTCCTGGACGGCGCCAAGCGCTGGATCGGGGGCGCTGCGACGGCGGACGTCCTTGCGGTGTTCGCCCGTGACGTGGCCGACGGGCAGGTCAAGGCCTTCCTGGTTGACCGGCAGGCGGACGGCGTGACGCTGGAGAAGATCCGTGGCAAGACGTCATTGCGGATGATGCAGAACGCCCACATCACGCTGGAAGGCGTCCGTGTTCCGGAGTCCATGCGGCTACACAACGTGAACTCCTTCAGGGACGTCGCGGCGATGCTGCGGGCCATGCGCTCAGATGTGGCCTGGATTGCCACCGGCATCCAGGCCGGGGCATTCGAAGCGGCCCTCCGGTACGTCACCGGACGCAACCAGTTCGGCCGCCCGGTCGGCTCCTTCCAGCTGGTCCAGGAAAAGCTCGCCCGCATACTCGGCAACGTCACGGCCAGCCTGTCCCTGGTGGTCCGGCTGACCGAACAGCAGGCCAAGGGCATCTACCGCGACCAGGACTCAGCCCTGGCCAAGATGCAGACCAGCCTGTTCATGCGCGATACCGTCGCGCTGGCCCGCGAAGTGGTGGGCGGCAACGGCATCACGCTCGAAGCGGACGTCGCTCGCTTCCATGCTGACGCCGAGGCCGTCTACTCCTACGAGGGCACGCACGAAATCAACGCGCTCATCGTGGGCCGGGCCCTCACCGGCGAAAGCGCCTTCACCCGCTAA
- a CDS encoding amidohydrolase family protein has product MTTTRYELGIDAGKIAAIDMHVHLEVDSCGHGSLPEALTEASAKYFKAEDRTPSLDRIAEVYRELNMAAVVFTVDARTQLKHEPNSIPELIAGAARNNDVLIPFGSVDPRTGEDAIAGAKHQAVELGARGFKFHPSLQGFDPSNERFYPLWETLQELGLPAIFHTGQNGMGAGMPGGYGIKLAYSNPLLLDAVAADFPELQIIMAHPSVPWQDEANSIATHKANVFIDLSGWSPKYFPESLVKASSSYLQDKVLFGTDFPLITPQKWLGAFGDLPLKDEVRPKILKHNAVRLLGLGA; this is encoded by the coding sequence ATGACCACCACCCGCTATGAACTGGGCATCGATGCCGGAAAGATCGCCGCGATCGACATGCACGTCCACCTCGAAGTGGACAGCTGCGGCCACGGCTCCTTGCCTGAGGCCCTGACCGAGGCTTCTGCCAAGTACTTCAAGGCCGAGGACCGCACGCCGTCCCTGGACCGCATCGCCGAGGTCTACCGGGAACTGAACATGGCCGCCGTCGTCTTCACCGTGGACGCCCGGACCCAGCTCAAGCACGAGCCCAACAGCATCCCAGAACTCATCGCCGGTGCCGCGCGGAACAACGACGTCCTGATCCCGTTCGGCAGTGTCGATCCCCGCACCGGCGAGGACGCCATCGCCGGCGCCAAGCACCAGGCCGTGGAACTGGGCGCCCGGGGATTCAAGTTCCACCCCAGCCTGCAGGGCTTCGACCCCTCCAACGAACGCTTCTACCCGCTCTGGGAAACCCTCCAGGAACTGGGCCTGCCCGCCATTTTCCACACCGGCCAGAACGGCATGGGCGCGGGGATGCCCGGCGGGTACGGCATCAAGCTGGCCTACTCGAACCCGCTGCTCCTGGACGCGGTGGCCGCGGATTTCCCGGAGCTGCAGATCATCATGGCCCACCCCTCGGTGCCGTGGCAGGACGAGGCCAACTCCATTGCCACGCACAAGGCCAACGTGTTCATCGACCTCTCCGGCTGGTCGCCCAAGTACTTCCCGGAGTCCCTGGTTAAGGCGTCCAGCTCCTACCTGCAGGACAAGGTGCTCTTCGGCACCGACTTCCCGCTCATCACGCCGCAGAAGTGGCTGGGTGCCTTCGGGGACCTGCCGCTGAAGGACGAGGTGCGGCCGAAGATCCTCAAGCACAACGCCGTCCGCCTGCTCGGCCTGGGGGCATGA
- a CDS encoding SDR family NAD(P)-dependent oxidoreductase, translating to MSLSGKVAIVTGSGRGLGLAYARELARQGAAVVINDVDADVASEAVRTIEADGGKAAAVVAPVGSTEVAQQLIQAAVNAFGRLDILVTNAGILRDKSLLKMTDEDFDAVINVHLRGTFTCVREAFAYFKANNVQGRIITIGSPTGQRGNFGQTNYAAAKAGIVGMVRTWALEMKKAGVTANAVIPVAATAMTKTVPYFQKAVEADERGEAMPSFFRHDLGFGTSDDVAGLIAFLASDEAAGITGQAIGAGGDRLQVWTHPTAATTEYRDGGWSYEALHANAGTLFTQDTLQGYGEEFLPLPAELQPESRPVQPEPAQVP from the coding sequence ATGAGCCTGTCAGGCAAAGTAGCAATCGTCACGGGCAGCGGCCGCGGTCTGGGCCTGGCCTACGCCCGCGAACTCGCCCGCCAGGGCGCTGCCGTCGTCATCAATGACGTTGACGCCGACGTCGCCTCGGAAGCAGTCCGGACCATCGAGGCCGACGGCGGGAAGGCGGCCGCCGTCGTCGCTCCGGTCGGCAGCACGGAAGTTGCGCAGCAACTCATCCAGGCGGCGGTCAATGCATTCGGCCGCCTCGATATCCTGGTCACCAACGCCGGCATCCTGCGGGACAAGAGCCTGCTGAAGATGACGGACGAGGATTTCGACGCCGTCATCAACGTCCACCTCCGCGGCACCTTTACCTGTGTCCGCGAAGCCTTCGCCTACTTCAAGGCCAACAACGTTCAGGGCCGCATCATCACCATCGGCTCCCCCACCGGCCAGCGGGGCAACTTCGGCCAGACCAACTACGCGGCCGCGAAAGCCGGCATCGTTGGCATGGTCCGCACCTGGGCCCTGGAGATGAAGAAGGCCGGCGTCACCGCCAACGCCGTCATCCCGGTGGCCGCCACCGCCATGACCAAGACGGTCCCCTACTTCCAGAAGGCTGTCGAGGCGGACGAACGCGGCGAGGCCATGCCGTCCTTCTTCCGTCACGACCTCGGCTTCGGCACGTCCGACGACGTCGCCGGACTGATTGCCTTCCTCGCCTCCGATGAAGCCGCTGGCATCACCGGCCAGGCCATCGGCGCCGGCGGGGACCGCCTGCAGGTCTGGACACACCCGACTGCGGCCACCACCGAATACCGCGACGGCGGCTGGAGCTATGAGGCCCTGCACGCGAACGCCGGCACCCTCTTCACCCAAGACACGCTGCAGGGCTACGGCGAGGAGTTCCTCCCGCTGCCGGCAGAGCTGCAGCCCGAATCCCGGCCGGTACAGCCCGAGCCGGCGCAGGTGCCCTGA
- a CDS encoding MarR family winged helix-turn-helix transcriptional regulator, with protein sequence MTETGTGQLAPAADKLVPASISSDAGFLLAKLHAAGSVVNNRALEEFDLKERSYSVLALAASGLEPSQREMADFLSLDPSQIVSLVDDLEKRELVLRAPGRQDRRAKIVTATAEGQRLFTEASKATRRAESEALDRLNRDEVAELKRLLRKALWPGLDG encoded by the coding sequence ATGACTGAGACCGGGACGGGGCAGCTTGCCCCCGCGGCGGACAAGCTGGTTCCTGCCTCCATCAGCAGCGATGCCGGCTTCCTCCTGGCCAAGCTGCATGCCGCGGGGTCGGTGGTTAATAACCGGGCGCTGGAGGAGTTCGATCTGAAGGAGCGCTCGTATTCAGTGCTGGCCCTGGCCGCGAGCGGCCTTGAACCGAGCCAGCGCGAGATGGCTGATTTCCTCAGCCTGGACCCGAGCCAGATCGTCTCCCTGGTGGATGACCTGGAGAAGCGGGAACTGGTGCTGAGGGCACCCGGCCGGCAGGACCGGCGGGCCAAGATCGTCACGGCCACCGCAGAGGGGCAGCGGCTGTTTACGGAAGCCAGCAAGGCGACCCGCCGGGCGGAGTCGGAGGCGCTGGACCGGCTGAACCGGGACGAAGTAGCGGAGCTGAAACGCCTGCTCCGCAAGGCGCTGTGGCCCGGCTTGGACGGGTAG
- a CDS encoding alpha/beta hydrolase family protein, whose protein sequence is MTRNLRQSCRTIASTSALAALLVTAAASPAALAAQPSADASTPAPAPTTASAAPPTAATGTLADGAAWRAEVPANWNGKLVLFAHGFRPGPANPAWDTGFTPTASALVARGYAVASSSYATAGWALGTAAQDQLDTLAAFEQRFGKANRVIAVGRSMGGLVTSMMAEIPDSGIDGAVSTCGLVGGGVSLNNYQLDAAYAAAELLLPGQDIRLAGFTTPAESAETIAALKAALQQATASADGRARLALVAALLNTPTELDGVDANNPEALAAAQAKLVLETLPTVIERRHTIVNAAGGDSGWTTGVDYAKVLQSSAQRQLVGHMYATAGLNLNRDLSTLTANADIEPSNQGLRWMLRTSTPTGELQVPLLATHTTVDLLAPVEYQEEYAETVRQAGRNSLFRQAFVNRAGHCNFTVAENIAAIEAMDQRLQTGHWGSIATTANLQHAATSLDLDGANYVEFRPDEFINDRVWTPTR, encoded by the coding sequence ATGACTCGTAATCTGCGCCAAAGCTGCCGCACCATCGCTTCCACATCGGCCCTTGCCGCCCTGCTCGTCACGGCCGCGGCGTCCCCAGCGGCCCTCGCCGCCCAGCCCTCCGCAGATGCTTCGACGCCGGCTCCCGCGCCAACAACAGCATCAGCAGCACCGCCGACGGCCGCCACCGGCACCCTCGCCGACGGAGCGGCCTGGCGTGCCGAGGTGCCGGCGAACTGGAACGGGAAGCTGGTCCTCTTTGCCCACGGCTTCCGCCCGGGACCGGCGAACCCCGCCTGGGACACAGGATTCACACCCACCGCCAGCGCGCTTGTGGCCCGTGGCTACGCCGTCGCCTCCTCTTCCTACGCCACCGCCGGCTGGGCGCTCGGAACCGCAGCCCAGGATCAGCTCGACACCCTGGCCGCCTTCGAGCAACGCTTTGGGAAGGCAAATCGGGTTATCGCCGTCGGACGGTCCATGGGAGGCCTCGTGACGAGCATGATGGCGGAAATCCCGGACTCCGGCATCGACGGCGCCGTCAGCACCTGCGGCCTGGTGGGCGGCGGCGTTTCCCTGAACAACTACCAGCTCGATGCTGCCTACGCGGCAGCGGAACTGCTCCTTCCCGGGCAGGACATCCGACTTGCCGGCTTCACCACACCGGCAGAGTCCGCCGAGACCATCGCCGCGCTGAAGGCAGCCCTGCAGCAGGCCACCGCATCCGCCGATGGCCGCGCTCGCCTGGCTCTGGTGGCCGCGCTGCTGAACACTCCGACCGAACTCGACGGCGTTGACGCGAACAACCCGGAGGCCTTGGCGGCGGCCCAGGCGAAGCTGGTCCTCGAGACGCTCCCCACGGTAATCGAACGGCGCCACACCATTGTCAACGCCGCCGGCGGTGACAGCGGCTGGACCACCGGCGTCGACTACGCAAAAGTCCTGCAGTCCTCAGCCCAGCGCCAGCTGGTGGGGCACATGTACGCCACGGCCGGGCTGAACCTGAACCGCGACCTTTCCACGCTCACGGCCAACGCCGACATCGAGCCCAGCAATCAGGGCCTCCGGTGGATGCTGCGGACCTCCACCCCCACCGGCGAGCTCCAGGTGCCGCTGCTGGCCACCCACACCACGGTGGACCTCCTGGCCCCCGTCGAATATCAGGAGGAGTACGCAGAAACAGTTCGCCAGGCGGGCAGGAACTCCCTGTTCCGCCAGGCGTTCGTCAACCGGGCAGGACACTGCAACTTCACGGTGGCGGAGAATATCGCCGCCATCGAGGCCATGGACCAGCGGCTCCAAACCGGTCACTGGGGCTCCATTGCCACAACCGCCAACCTGCAGCACGCCGCAACATCACTGGACCTGGACGGCGCCAACTACGTCGAGTTCCGTCCGGACGAATTTATCAACGACCGGGTCTGGACGCCCACCCGCTAG
- a CDS encoding class I SAM-dependent DNA methyltransferase: MVTDKRVQDAYADRAAEYTALFGSTDRAHEQDQRLMVRWAQSLRGPAIDAGCGPGHWTAFLADHGVDAEGIDLVPVFIEKARRRFPAIRFRVATLRALEVPDGHLGGILAWYSLIHFEPAEVPLVLGEFARCIGPGGTILLGFFNGPAGESFPHAVTSAYYWSEDAMSQHLVAAGFEVQEVHVRTEPGNRPHAAIIAVRTAGEDSASPPPRGQSGNAGKSLTNSTS, translated from the coding sequence ATGGTGACGGACAAACGGGTTCAGGACGCCTACGCTGATCGTGCGGCAGAATACACAGCGCTGTTCGGATCGACTGACAGAGCCCATGAGCAGGATCAGCGGCTTATGGTGCGCTGGGCACAGTCGCTTCGTGGTCCGGCCATCGATGCAGGCTGCGGTCCAGGGCACTGGACCGCATTTCTCGCCGACCACGGCGTGGACGCTGAGGGCATCGACCTGGTTCCTGTCTTCATCGAAAAAGCTCGACGGCGGTTTCCGGCCATACGCTTTCGAGTTGCCACACTCCGCGCATTGGAGGTCCCGGATGGTCATTTGGGCGGCATCCTCGCCTGGTATTCGTTGATCCATTTCGAGCCGGCCGAAGTGCCTCTCGTTCTTGGCGAATTTGCCCGTTGCATCGGCCCAGGGGGCACCATTCTTCTCGGCTTCTTCAATGGGCCGGCCGGGGAATCATTCCCGCACGCGGTCACGAGCGCGTACTACTGGTCCGAGGACGCCATGAGTCAGCACCTCGTCGCCGCAGGCTTTGAAGTCCAAGAAGTCCACGTCCGCACCGAACCGGGAAATCGCCCGCACGCAGCAATAATCGCAGTTCGGACCGCCGGCGAGGATAGCGCATCACCTCCCCCAAGAGGCCAGTCAGGCAATGCAGGGAAATCGTTGACAAATTCAACTAGTTAA